The window AACTCTTATTATATAATTTTCCTACATTATTTCCTATTTCATCAATTTCACTAGGAATAAAGAAACTAAATGCCAATCGCATTTCTGGTATTATTTTTATAAAATCTTCATATTCTATTTCTCTAAGCATATGATCTATTCCGTTTATCAATCCATCACTACACATTATTAAGTCCCTAGCAGTACTGAATATACCCTTTAGATATCTTGCGGATTCAAACAATTTCTCTCCTGAACTATACAAATATGATTTTGATCTTTTTATTCCCTCTTCTATATCTAATTCATTTAATCCAATTAAAATTCCAACCCCTGCACCCTCTAATGCTGTGTTGCAATCTTTTCTATTTATCAATACTCTTAATTGTTCAGTATATATATCATCATTTAAGCTTAAACTGTTATCCATAGAGATATTGTATAGTTCTTTTAGTTTTTGAATCATATAATTTTCATCGTCTTTTGATATATTATATAATTCTGAAATTAGTGAAGCTGACTTTTCATAAACTTTTTTAATAAGAATTTCTATTTTTTCTGTATTTAATATATCCATTAAATATTTTTCTTTATATAAAAAGTGTAGTTTATTACATGCTTGTGTTAGTGAATAAAATTCTCCATCATTTTGAATTATTAATTCCATTTGTAATAATATCTTATCTACAAGATCTTCTAACCCCATAACAGCTGCATTAATCATTAATTCTGATGCCTGTCCACTATGAGATTCTATATCCTTCATTTTCTTTACTATAATTTCACGTACTGCTTCTTTTAAACTTCCTCCATAAACAGAATGCTCGATTAATTTTGTTTCAACACTTGGATCCCATTTGTACTCCCAAGTTTCTCTTATTAAATTTGTATTTCTACCTATAGTAAAATCTGGGCCCTTAGTTCTTATACAAAATTCTGTTTCTAAAAAATTCATCATATGAAATAATTTACTTACTTGTCTATGAGATTTTGTCTTATATATATCAAGAGTCTTGCTTTGTTTACATGAAGTATCTATCTTTATCCTAAGCTGTTTGCACTTATTTCTAAAATCTAAAACTATAGGAGGTATATCTGCAGTACTACTTAGCTCTCCTATTTTATCTCCTGTCATAAGTTTATTTAAAGAATCTATAGGTGCACTATTTGAAACACTTATTTCTCCTTTTATAAATGAACTTCTAACTCCATCTAATAATTCATATGCTCCACACTGCAGTTTATCTCTCAAACTTGCAAGTCCTTTTGCCATATTTAACGCTTCAATCGAATCTGCAGTAGATATTCCTTCACCATTTTCTCTAAGTTCTCTCCCGCACTTAGCTATAAAATCCATAACAGCATCTTCATAAGGTAATTCTTTATTTTCGCATATATTTTCCCATACCTTATTATAAAAAGCTGTATAAGGCATTCCACTTGCATATCCATTCAATTGATCACATTCTTTAAATGAATATGCCATTGCGTAAGCATTAGTATCATCTTTTATTACTCTTTTAATCCTAGTTTTTATATCCTTACCTCTAAGATTAATAAGTCCAAGAGTATGAATTCCTCCAGTAATAACCAAAACTTTATTGTGCTTTTCAGAATATTTTTCTATCTGCATATTCATATATTTTTCTCTAGCTATACATCCATCTTGCTCTAACATCTCCTCACTTAAATCCAACCTTGAAAGATAGCAATAAGCTAAAATATTTTTAATAAATGTTTGTGTACTTATATTTATTCCATCTATTTCATATAATTTTTCCCATAGTTCATTGAAATTTCTACAGTTTTGTTTTTTACAAATTTCTTTTATAAACTTACTTCTATCAAAAATATAATCATCATTATAATTTTTCTTTTCAAATTTTTCTCTAACACCCTCGCCTTTATCACTGTTTATCAATATCTGTTCATATGAAAGATCAATAAATTTAACTAAAATATTCTTTTTACTTGCAGTCTTTAATGCTACAAATTCTGGTGAATAATCTAAAAAAGGATAATAACACATATATTTATCATCCTTTTCTCCTAATAACTCTTTACTATCTGAATATGTATAATAAATACTCAAAGGTGTTTTACTATCTTCATGTACTAATGAAGGTATTAAATGATTTGCATTATTAGGTCCTTCAATCAATATTATCTCTGGCTTATATTCTTCTATAACTTTTTTAAGATGAAAAGAACATGCAGGACTATGATGCCTTACAGGAAAATACACTATGTTTTTTTCTAAATCAAAAGCATCTTCATATAATTTATTTATTTTATCCATTTCTTCGCTGAATAATAATCTTTCCATAGTCCGCCTTCCTTTGTACTTCTTTGTTTTACTACAAGTGTAAAATAGTTTTTTATCTTATTTAAGTCATCTCTGTTTTCTTTCATAACAGCACCTAATATATTTTGAACAACTCTATCCATGCTCATATTACCATCATCATAATAATACGCACTCATTGCACTTTGAAAATATACAGAAACTGCCTCTGCCGTACTCATAACTGCTTCTGGTTTATCTAGCCTATAGCCTTCTACTGTAACACCATTTCTAAGTTCATGAAACGTAGACGCCAAAATTTCAACTGCATCTCTATCTATTTTTATATCGATTCCAGATTGATTTAAAAGTTTTTTAGATTCTTTTTCAATTATTTCAACCTCTAAAGATAAGTCCTTTATTGGAAAAACAGTTTCAAAATTAAATCTTCTTTTTAATGCGCTACTCATTTCATTTACGCCTTTATCCCTAATATTAGCTGTAGCAATAACATTAAATCCAGATTCCGCAAATACAACTCCATCTTCTCCAAGCTCTGGAATATTCAAGACTTTATCACTCAATATACTTATCAAACTATCTTGAACTTCTGAAGGACAACGAGTAATTTCTTCAAGTCTAGTTATTATACCTTTCTCCATTCCTATATATATAGGAGATGGAACCAAAGCCTCTCTGCTTGGTCCCTTGGCTAAAAGCATAGCATAATTCCAGGAATACTTAATCATATCCTCTACAGTACCTGCTGTTCCCTGAATAGTATTAGTACTTGTCCCACATATTGCAGCTGTCAAAAGCTCACTAAGCATTGTTTTTGCTGTTCCTGGTTCTCCAACAAGCATCAATCCTCTATTTCCTGCAAGAGTAACAATACACCTTTCTATTAATGTATCATCTCCATAAAACTTCTTAGTAATATATACTTGTTCTCCATCTATTTCTAAGGGTTCATCACATCCTAATATAAATGTTCTAACTGCTTTTGGTGACAATCTCCAATTAGCTGGTTTAGCTCCTTTATCATATTTTTGGAGTGCCATTAATTCCTTTTTGTATAACACCTCTGCTGGTGGCTTTATTGTTCTAGATTTCATTTTATTACCTCTCATCTTGACTTTTATTCCAACCCATTTTTACTAGTTAAATCCTTGCCTTTTAATACTTTTTCTATTAACTCTGGAAGTAGATTTGGTGTAGCTCCAAATGTAGGTATATCTAACGCAGCAAATTTTTTAGCCAATCTTTCATCATATGCTGGAATTCCATCATCTGATATAGCTAATAAACAAATAACTTTTACTCCTGATTCCTTCATATCTTTCATTCTTTTTATTAACTGTGCTTGATTTCCACCTTCATAAAGATCTGAAATAAGTATAAAAATAGATTGTTCAGGTTCAGTAATAAGATCTTGGCAATATGCAACCGATTTATTTATATTTGTTCCTCCACCTAGTTGTATTCCAAAAATCATATCTACAGGGTCATTTTTACACTCTTTACTCAAATCCACAACTGATGTATCAAATGCTACTACATGAGTTTTCAATGCTTTTATACTTGCAAATATGGATCCTACTATTGATGCATAAATAGCTGATTCAACCATAGAACCACTTTGATCTATATCTAAGATTATAGTCCAATTATTAGATTCTCTTGCTCTATTGAAATAATAAAATTTCTCTGGAATAATCTTTTTATGTTCTACATTATAATTTTTTAAGTTTTTACTTATTGTATATTTCCAATCTATTGCTTTAAATGATGGAATAGGAGAGTGCTCTTTTTTATTAATCGCTCCAGCAACAGCTCTCTCTATATCATTTTTCAATCTTTCTTGTATATCCGCTACTAGTTTTCTAACCAATTCTCTTGCTGTTTCCTTTGTTTTTTCAGGAATTTGATCTTTAAGTGCTAATAGTGTTGATACCATACCAATATCAGGTGTAACATCCTTTAAAACTTCCGGTTCAAATAGTAATTGTGTTAGGTTTTTTCTTTCTATAGCATCATTTTGTATTACTGTTACTATATCTTCTGGGAAATACTTTCTAATATCTCCTAACCACTTTGCAAGTCTAGGAGCTGATTTACCAAGGCCTGCACTTCTTTTTGATCCACCACTACTATTATCATCACTTGAAGAAGTATCATCATATATAGCTGCCAATGCTTCATCCATAATTATCTGATCATTATCTAAACAAAATCCACCTTTATCATAATTTTGTAAACACTCTTCACTTTCATTGCCTAATATTAATCTCCATCTTTTTAACTTTTTTATATCCATAATTATATATCTCCAAAATCAAAGTCATCTAAATCCGCAAAAGATTCTTCATCTATTTCTTCTAAAGCTTTTAATACTTCTTCTTCTGATTCTTCATTATTTATATTCCAAATTTTTCCTAGATTTTCACTAATACTGCGCTTATGTTCTGGGCTAAATGAACTAAAGGTTCTTCTCAAAAACACTAGTGCACTACAAAATTCTTCATCCTCTAATGAATTTATATATTCATCTAGTTTTTCTAGAATAATAAGCTTTGAAATAAGGGTATAATGATTTCTAGAAGCCAGCCCTTCAAACCATCCCGCTCCTAAATCCACATCAATTCCTATAGATAATCTACGAGAAATTTCTTGTGATAATTGTTGTTCTGACATTCTATTTTTTTCTAGTAAAATCCCAGCAGCATATCCTGATAATTTAGGATTTCTATCATCTCTATCTGAAAGTTCTGTTAATTTTTCTATCCAAAGTTCACCATCTAATTCGATATCATTATCTTGAATAATTGAATCTATATACGCCATGGCTTTAACCATCTCTTTAGCTTTATCATCATTACAATTACAAGAGTCTATCATTAAAAGATTTAGCTTTAAAGACAATTGTTCTACTATTTCTATTAAATTACTAGTATCAACTTTTCTTAAGCTTCCAAAGCTTATTACTTGATAAATATTCTTAAGTGTCTTTGTAATATTTATGAAATCCTCTGCATCTGCAGATAATCCTTGAACTAGTTTTCTTGCATCATCTACTGCCTTTGACATTCCGCATTTGCATGCTTTTAAAATAAGTTCTGAAGCCTCAGCAATATCTTCACATTCCTTTAACTCTTCATCTAACTTAAATGCAGTAGCAAACTCTATACTATTTCCAAGTAGAACAGCTTCTACTAATTGAATTTCTGACTCTGGTGTCCATTTTAATATCCATTCCTCTTTCCAACTAGCTCTATCTTGAGAAGATTTTTTTTCAATAGCAAAATCTATATTTAAAAACTCTAGTTTATTTAAAAATTCCGATCTTTTTAAGTCTAAAAAAGCAAGCTTTTCTGATTTAACTCTCCTATTCTCTCTCAGGTCTAAGACTAAATCCTGAGCAACTGTGCTTTTATATTTTTCAAGCTTTAATTCTTTTAATTTTCTATAAAAATCATCTTGTATAGGGGTTTGACTTACTCCATTCTCTATATGTCCTATTTCAGTTCCTATTTCAATTCTCATCATAGACTCCGCAACAACTGATTTTTTCCCCTGACCTAAACATACACTACAAGCATCTTGAAGATCAATTAGTGTTGGTATTTTACCTTTGTGCATATAAGTTAACGATTTTGCAAGTCTAACCCCTTCTATTACCTCTGCTGGAGATCTATATGTTCCTGCCTTTCTTAAATCCCTAACCAAATTCGTAAAATAAAGAGCTGGTAGTCTTTCTAAGTCTCCTTTTATCAAACATTCCCACATTAATTGATAATAAAATGGAGCTTTATTCCCTGCACCATATCCAGCTTGACTAGATAACCTATAATATGAATATGGCATTAATGTAATATTAGTTTTAGTTCTAGGCAAAGCTTTTATCTCATCATCACTCATAGGACTTAACTTCATATTTAAGGCTGACACATGATATGCTCCAGTTACAACAACTATCTTTTCTGGTTTGTGACCAGCCTCAATAGTATTTTTAATCTGTCTTCTCATAAAAGCTTCTCTAATTAAATTTCTAGCATATTCTTTTCTATCATGTACAGCATCGCTTTCTTCTATAAGCTGTCTCATCTGCATACAAAACTCATTCATCATATTCCTGTAAGAATCTAAATCTAAATTATGCTCAAAATTTCTTTCCCAAAAAGTTTCATAATTTGGTTCATCATAAATTTGTGCTATTCTTTCATATAAAGAATTTTTATTATATATGTAAGTCTTATTACTTTTTGATTCTTCTTGAGAGCTTTCTTCATCCTTTTTCACTTCAATAGCATCTAACATTAGTACTACATCTGATGGCAAATCTATAAATGATGAATGAACATTATTTTTATTTGCCCAAACTAAAGCTTGATATTCTGGTGAATAAGATGCTATTGGATATAATATAGTTTTTACAGGTAGGCTTTCCGTATATGCCAATATTGCTAACGGAGCTTTATTCTTTGGATTAACGATTGAAGAAATATGTTCATTTGCATCATATAAACCTTCAATCAATACAGCTGTAGGTTTTATTTTTTCTAAAAACTCTAATAAATGATACGAACTGCTAGGTGAAAGATGACGAACTCCAAAAACATTTACATTATCCATTACCCATTTAACTCCTTACATGCCTTGTACAATTTCTGCCACTCTTCTCCTCTTTTTCTCATTACATTCTCTAGGTATTCCTTCCAAACGATTTGATCCTTTGATTCATCTTTTACTATTGCCCCTTGTAATCCTGCTGCAATATCAATATCTTGAATTTCTCCATCTCCAAAACTCCCTGCAAGTGCCATACTATTTGTTAAAAGTGAAATAGCTTCTGCCGTAGAAATAACGCTACTTGGAGATTTAAGTTTCTTACTTTTGTCCGTTGTAATTCCTTCTCTAAGTTCTCTAAATACAGTTACTATCTTTGATATAGAATCTTCTGTTGGAATCTGTGCTTGTAAATCAAGACTAGAAGAAATCTCTTCAACTCTTTTTCTTACTATCTCAATTTCAGTTTCTATATTTTTAGGTGTAGGCAAAACAATAATATTAAAACGCCTTTTAAGAGCTGAAGACATATCATTTACACCTTTATCTCTTGTATTCGCTGTTGCTATTATAGCAAATCCTTTTTGGGCATGAATTTCATTATTTAACTCTGGAATAGAAATATTCTTTTCAGAAAGAATAGATATTAATGCATCCTGAACCTCTGATGCACAACGTGAAATTTCTTCAACTCTTGCAACTTGTCCATTTTCCATAGCTCTAAATACAGGCGTTTTAACTAATGCCTCTTCTGTTGGTCCATTTGAAAGAAGCATTGCATAATTCCAAGAATATCTAATTTGTTCTTCTGTAGTACCTGCAGTTCCTTGAACTACTTTGCAAGAATCACCATGTATTGCTGCTGTTAAATTTTCTGATAACCATGACTTTGCTGTTCCCGGCTCTCCTATTAAAAGCAACGATCTATCTGTTAATAATGTTGCGATTGCAATTTCAACTAATCTTTGATTACCTATATACTTAGGAGTTATTTGAGTTCTTCCCGCCTTGCCTCCTAAAATAAAAGTTCTAACAGATTTGGGTGACATCTGCCACCCTTCTGGAATTGGATCTGTTTCAGCTTTAATTAAAGCTTTAATTTCTTTTTCATATAGTTTTTCTGCTGGTAAACGCATTACATTGTTTTCTGTCTTTTTCACTTAGATAACACCTCTTCTAATTTTTTAACTGACATATCTAAAAAGCGGTTTTCAACCTCTTCATTCTTTCTCTTTAACTTCATAAGATATTCTTCTGTTTCTTTTATATACTCTGAAGGAAAATACGGTATAAATAATATGAAGTTATCTGGTAATCCATTATTATCAATGATTTCTTTTATCTTATTTAAAATTAGCTCATATACTCCTTCATGTCCTATTTTTAGTAATCCAATTATAGATAACATACACTCTATCTGATCTTTATAAAAATCATTATCCTCTCTGTTGGCAATTTTCATAGGTGTTTTCAATTTCTTAAGTAGAAATTCGATACTAACTTTATCCTCTTTATTTAAGGTATAGGCAAGTATATCATATGCCTCATAAAGTCTAAATATCTCATTCCATCTCTTGTCAAATTCTTTGTAAACAGGTACTAACATTTTATCTATATAAGTATGTGATATCCTTGTATACCAACTTCTTTTATACCCTAGGTATTGTAAAAATGCCGATATTGTTCTATATGCCGTATCTTGCTTAATTGTCTTGTTTATAAAATAGGGACTATATATCTCATATACCTCTTCATAAGTTCTACTTTTAAGGGAAATATAAAATTCTAGATCAAAGATTTTATTATTATTCATTTCTCTTCTACTCTGTATTAAATCTCTAACTTTTTCTGGAATATGATCATATTCTCCTATACACTCAATTAAAACTCTTTCTCTTGATCCATAGAATTGATAGTCATACTCTTTTGTTTTCCAGTTATACAAGGTTCCTTCTTCTAAGCACTTTACTAAGAATTCAAACACATCTTCACTTTTATGGTTTCTTATGTCATCTAGAATAATCATTATATCCTCAATATGCTCTACATTCTGTTTCTTAATAAATTTTCCATATAGGTGATTCAATCTTGTAAGTAAAACATCTGCATAATTTTCTGATTCACAATCTCTTATAGCAGCTAAAACTATATCATAATCCGCTTTTTTAATAGCCTTTTTTAATTCTTTTCTTCCTTCTTCCGAATTGATTTTTACAAGACCCAAATAAGCAGCTTCTCTAATATCTTTTATTTTAGATTTTGCTTGCTCTAATAAAATATCTTCCGTATCTTTCATATTTCCTAAAATGTTTACAGCTTCTATTTTAATTTCTTTAGAACTATCTTCTAATAAGTTAATAACGAACTCTCTTTCATCCTCTTCAAGGATTTGTCCCATGAGATTTAGTTTGCGTAAATCATTTTTTTTGCCCATTTTATTAAAGCTTTCTTTTAAAAGAGGAAGATACTCAGGATTATTATGCTCTGATAGTTTTTCATAAATAAGCTCACCTATTTCTCCATATTTATCGTCTAATCCCCTTATAAGTAGTGGAATTAATCTAAAATCAGAGCATATCCCCTCTCTAAAACCTTTTGCTATTTCATTATAACGCCCTCCACCTTTAGTAGTTAATGCTGTTACTACTGGTGCTATCAAGTTATTTGATATATTTGTACTCATCTCACCAGAATTTCCTTGAAGAATTTCTATTTCACCGTCTATATCAGTTTCAGCTTGTGTAAGTAATATTGCATCTACTAAGTTTAAAAGAGAAATCAAATTATCTTCACTTTCATCTTTTTTTGAATTTATAAGAGTATTAATTCTATCTTTAACCATTTTAAATGGTCTTATTTTCTGACCTAACTTTTCAAATTTAGGTAATAATTTTTCCAATTTATTATTACCTATTCCTAACTCACTTCCAGCCATTCCTAATTCTATACATTCTTTTTTTAGTTCTATTAATAAATCTTTACTCATAATATGCCTCCTAATAAGTCAACCTTACAATTTTTTCTTTATTAACTATACTAAGTGGATAAGCTTCTAATCTTTTTGTTTGTACATCATAATCAAACTCAACTAATATAGCTTGACTTGTCATATAATCAGAATTAAGTAAATATAATACGCTGCAGCCTAATCTATCAGAATCTTGTTTTAAAACGAGTCTTTTTCCGTCTATATCTTCTATCACCCAATTATCATCTATTTTCCCTAATTTAGAATAATGAAGTAAAACATTAGGAAGAGTCTTATTTAATGGGCTTTTAATATAGTTTTTTACTTTTTTTACAACTTCATCATAGGATTTTTCAGCATAATTAAAAGCCTTTTCATAATCATTAGCACTAGCTTCTTTTATAATCATTTCTTCCCATCTAATTCTTGGATTTGAATCTCCAGGATATATGTATAAAGTAGGAATTTCTAATAATGTTGATACTGGATATTCTCCTTTAGGATCTGATTTTCTTTTAATTGGTCTATAATTATATGTAGTTTGAATATCTCCCGTATTTAAGTTCATGAATATTCCTTTATCTATGTTTTCTCCTCTAGCATCATCTGTGAAAGAAGTAAAAGAAAGTTGAATTAAATTAGCATCTTTTTCAAACTGTCCTAATTCCTCTAATTCTGTAAGCTTCCAAGCATGTCCTAATAATTCTTCTATATTAGAATCAACTGCAAGGTTCAAATCTTCATCTTCTAATCTATTTAATAAATGTTTCTTTCCTTCTTTGTTAAGAGCTTTTAAATACATTATTTGCTTCATAATAACTTCATTATTTCTCTCTTTATTGCTTAATAATAATGTAAGTCTTTTAAGTTCCGACTGTAATCCCGATATATAGTAGTTTCCAATTTCTTTAACTTGTGAATTTAATTCTTTTATATCTTCTTTAGAAATATTCCCAAAGCCTTTCTTTAAAATGCTTTTAACTATCTTATCTAAAAGTTCAATTCCCTCTAATTGAGCATTTATTTTCTTTTTTATTGCAGTTTTATTTTTCTTTTTAGGTGTTTTTTTCTTCTCAGCTTTGTTTTTTTCTCTTTTTTCTTTTTTCTCTCTTTTTTCTAAAATATCTTCTGGAATACTTTCTACTGTAAATTCCTTTTCATTTGCAAAAGAATACATAAGTCCTAAATTATGTTTGCAAGGAAATTGTTTGCTTGGACAATTACATCTAAACACTGGATTACTTTGATCAATAAAATCAGCAGAACATAAATAATTTTTCTTTCCACTACCTTTACATTCTCCAAAAATTATTGTCTCATCATCTGATTTATTAAGTTTAATAAATGATCCATCATTTGCTAATTGTCTCCCCTTTTTTATCGCATTAGCATTAGTTGCAAGTGAATCTATATATGTTTCATTTATGTTAATCATATCTACAATTTCCTCCCTTTATAGATTAGTCTTATTTTGTCTTTTTAGTAATTTTTCTTTATATTACCATCCGAACATATGTTTGTCAATTATAGTAACGCTTCTTTTTTTACCAGTTTCTTTTTCTTATAGCCGTTTCTATATCTATATCAACTTTATATTTTTTTAATACTAAATATACAGTATCTGCAATCGATTCTCTTGCTACAGTTTCCAATTCACTTCCATTTTCCTCAAATTCTTCTTCTAGATCATTAATAGCTACAGTCATTTCATCTAATTTATTCTGTAATTCTTCTAAAGTGGAATTTCCATTCTCTATAAATTTAATTACTTTTTCAATTTCATCCTTAATCTTATCTA is drawn from Tepidibacter hydrothermalis and contains these coding sequences:
- a CDS encoding DUF5682 family protein; amino-acid sequence: MERLLFSEEMDKINKLYEDAFDLEKNIVYFPVRHHSPACSFHLKKVIEEYKPEIILIEGPNNANHLIPSLVHEDSKTPLSIYYTYSDSKELLGEKDDKYMCYYPFLDYSPEFVALKTASKKNILVKFIDLSYEQILINSDKGEGVREKFEKKNYNDDYIFDRSKFIKEICKKQNCRNFNELWEKLYEIDGINISTQTFIKNILAYCYLSRLDLSEEMLEQDGCIAREKYMNMQIEKYSEKHNKVLVITGGIHTLGLINLRGKDIKTRIKRVIKDDTNAYAMAYSFKECDQLNGYASGMPYTAFYNKVWENICENKELPYEDAVMDFIAKCGRELRENGEGISTADSIEALNMAKGLASLRDKLQCGAYELLDGVRSSFIKGEISVSNSAPIDSLNKLMTGDKIGELSSTADIPPIVLDFRNKCKQLRIKIDTSCKQSKTLDIYKTKSHRQVSKLFHMMNFLETEFCIRTKGPDFTIGRNTNLIRETWEYKWDPSVETKLIEHSVYGGSLKEAVREIIVKKMKDIESHSGQASELMINAAVMGLEDLVDKILLQMELIIQNDGEFYSLTQACNKLHFLYKEKYLMDILNTEKIEILIKKVYEKSASLISELYNISKDDENYMIQKLKELYNISMDNSLSLNDDIYTEQLRVLINRKDCNTALEGAGVGILIGLNELDIEEGIKRSKSYLYSSGEKLFESARYLKGIFSTARDLIMCSDGLINGIDHMLREIEYEDFIKIIPEMRLAFSFFIPSEIDEIGNNVGKLYNKSSYEVLDKEPVSEEDIILAKKLDEMAVEQLNQFGIL
- a CDS encoding AAA family ATPase, producing MKSRTIKPPAEVLYKKELMALQKYDKGAKPANWRLSPKAVRTFILGCDEPLEIDGEQVYITKKFYGDDTLIERCIVTLAGNRGLMLVGEPGTAKTMLSELLTAAICGTSTNTIQGTAGTVEDMIKYSWNYAMLLAKGPSREALVPSPIYIGMEKGIITRLEEITRCPSEVQDSLISILSDKVLNIPELGEDGVVFAESGFNVIATANIRDKGVNEMSSALKRRFNFETVFPIKDLSLEVEIIEKESKKLLNQSGIDIKIDRDAVEILASTFHELRNGVTVEGYRLDKPEAVMSTAEAVSVYFQSAMSAYYYDDGNMSMDRVVQNILGAVMKENRDDLNKIKNYFTLVVKQRSTKEGGLWKDYYSAKKWIK
- a CDS encoding VWA domain-containing protein — translated: MDIKKLKRWRLILGNESEECLQNYDKGGFCLDNDQIIMDEALAAIYDDTSSSDDNSSGGSKRSAGLGKSAPRLAKWLGDIRKYFPEDIVTVIQNDAIERKNLTQLLFEPEVLKDVTPDIGMVSTLLALKDQIPEKTKETARELVRKLVADIQERLKNDIERAVAGAINKKEHSPIPSFKAIDWKYTISKNLKNYNVEHKKIIPEKFYYFNRARESNNWTIILDIDQSGSMVESAIYASIVGSIFASIKALKTHVVAFDTSVVDLSKECKNDPVDMIFGIQLGGGTNINKSVAYCQDLITEPEQSIFILISDLYEGGNQAQLIKRMKDMKESGVKVICLLAISDDGIPAYDERLAKKFAALDIPTFGATPNLLPELIEKVLKGKDLTSKNGLE
- a CDS encoding DUF5682 family protein, whose product is MDNVNVFGVRHLSPSSSYHLLEFLEKIKPTAVLIEGLYDANEHISSIVNPKNKAPLAILAYTESLPVKTILYPIASYSPEYQALVWANKNNVHSSFIDLPSDVVLMLDAIEVKKDEESSQEESKSNKTYIYNKNSLYERIAQIYDEPNYETFWERNFEHNLDLDSYRNMMNEFCMQMRQLIEESDAVHDRKEYARNLIREAFMRRQIKNTIEAGHKPEKIVVVTGAYHVSALNMKLSPMSDDEIKALPRTKTNITLMPYSYYRLSSQAGYGAGNKAPFYYQLMWECLIKGDLERLPALYFTNLVRDLRKAGTYRSPAEVIEGVRLAKSLTYMHKGKIPTLIDLQDACSVCLGQGKKSVVAESMMRIEIGTEIGHIENGVSQTPIQDDFYRKLKELKLEKYKSTVAQDLVLDLRENRRVKSEKLAFLDLKRSEFLNKLEFLNIDFAIEKKSSQDRASWKEEWILKWTPESEIQLVEAVLLGNSIEFATAFKLDEELKECEDIAEASELILKACKCGMSKAVDDARKLVQGLSADAEDFINITKTLKNIYQVISFGSLRKVDTSNLIEIVEQLSLKLNLLMIDSCNCNDDKAKEMVKAMAYIDSIIQDNDIELDGELWIEKLTELSDRDDRNPKLSGYAAGILLEKNRMSEQQLSQEISRRLSIGIDVDLGAGWFEGLASRNHYTLISKLIILEKLDEYINSLEDEEFCSALVFLRRTFSSFSPEHKRSISENLGKIWNINNEESEEEVLKALEEIDEESFADLDDFDFGDI
- a CDS encoding AAA family ATPase: MKKTENNVMRLPAEKLYEKEIKALIKAETDPIPEGWQMSPKSVRTFILGGKAGRTQITPKYIGNQRLVEIAIATLLTDRSLLLIGEPGTAKSWLSENLTAAIHGDSCKVVQGTAGTTEEQIRYSWNYAMLLSNGPTEEALVKTPVFRAMENGQVARVEEISRCASEVQDALISILSEKNISIPELNNEIHAQKGFAIIATANTRDKGVNDMSSALKRRFNIIVLPTPKNIETEIEIVRKRVEEISSSLDLQAQIPTEDSISKIVTVFRELREGITTDKSKKLKSPSSVISTAEAISLLTNSMALAGSFGDGEIQDIDIAAGLQGAIVKDESKDQIVWKEYLENVMRKRGEEWQKLYKACKELNG
- a CDS encoding HEAT repeat domain-containing protein, which encodes MSKDLLIELKKECIELGMAGSELGIGNNKLEKLLPKFEKLGQKIRPFKMVKDRINTLINSKKDESEDNLISLLNLVDAILLTQAETDIDGEIEILQGNSGEMSTNISNNLIAPVVTALTTKGGGRYNEIAKGFREGICSDFRLIPLLIRGLDDKYGEIGELIYEKLSEHNNPEYLPLLKESFNKMGKKNDLRKLNLMGQILEEDEREFVINLLEDSSKEIKIEAVNILGNMKDTEDILLEQAKSKIKDIREAAYLGLVKINSEEGRKELKKAIKKADYDIVLAAIRDCESENYADVLLTRLNHLYGKFIKKQNVEHIEDIMIILDDIRNHKSEDVFEFLVKCLEEGTLYNWKTKEYDYQFYGSRERVLIECIGEYDHIPEKVRDLIQSRREMNNNKIFDLEFYISLKSRTYEEVYEIYSPYFINKTIKQDTAYRTISAFLQYLGYKRSWYTRISHTYIDKMLVPVYKEFDKRWNEIFRLYEAYDILAYTLNKEDKVSIEFLLKKLKTPMKIANREDNDFYKDQIECMLSIIGLLKIGHEGVYELILNKIKEIIDNNGLPDNFILFIPYFPSEYIKETEEYLMKLKRKNEEVENRFLDMSVKKLEEVLSK
- a CDS encoding DUF5713 family protein, encoding MKLLQDMYNDNYFPNNLVDKIKDEIEKVIKFIENGNSTLEELQNKLDEMTVAINDLEEEFEENGSELETVARESIADTVYLVLKKYKVDIDIETAIRKRNW